In the genome of Salmo trutta chromosome 39, fSalTru1.1, whole genome shotgun sequence, the window cctagctccaacagtgcagtaatattcggcacatgtgacaaataaaaatgtatttgagttGATATAGTACTAGGGAAGCTCTAATGCAAAACATAATATTCCTATCATAATCTGTATGCTAAACTGATCACAATATAATATGACTATAGGCCTAAAACAATTAGCTACATAAGGACCATATCATTTTTGGTTTCAATTCATGTAGGCTAATAGAATAGCTCTGTATGTGACACTGTGTTCTGAGGACCACCAAGCTGTTCCAAAATCCTGTGATCCACAATATCGGGGACATCTGTTCAGTTCAGATTTTGCACTCCCATGACAATTGTGTTATGTGTCCTTAAATGTTTATAGCAGTTCCAGCCACATTGCGGAACGAACCTCAGGGGGGAGAGTATGGGCAGTTCATGTCCTCACTCAGAGCAAAGGGTTCATGTTTTTCAAACTCCACATGTCTCTTGTAGCCTTTTATGCAAAAATATTATGGATTCTTGTAAGAGGGTTCACTTTGGGATAACTTTTTAACTCATtacacaacactgtgtgtgtgtgtgtgtgtgtgtgtgtgtgtgtgttttgtcctgtcctctcatcctccctctcagGAGCAGCCACAGTGGTCCACCACCATAGATGGTATCTTCCCATAAATGATCTGCTCCATGCGGTTGAAGTAGAGCATGTTGATGGGGGACATTTTAGTTGGAGTACAACAGGGCCCTGTGGTACCCCGGGGGTTAGCCTTGTTCACCAGGTGAGTGTGGGGGTACTTCTGGAGGTGCATGTACTCACACTCTCCAGAACAGTAGTTGGCTTTGTAGCGTTTAGGGGCAATGATCCAGTCCCACCCAAAGgcctcaaagtcaacagtgaggGGGTAGCGGCAGCACCGTGTCTCTGAGGACTCTTCATCACAGTCCAGGCTTGAGGCCCTCCGGGAACGTTTTAGGTTCTCCAATATCTTCACCTCCACAAAGGGTTGCTGTGAATGGAATGACAATAAGAATGAAATCCAAAACAAAACACCACTGCAAACATCTGGTGGCATAACTCTGATGGAATGAAATCTCCACTGTGGATGGATTATGTGTATACATGGTTATCAATAGTAATACATTTTATTAAACCTTGTAACCAACCTATTATGATGCCTAAAGGCAAAATCACTTTCCAAATCATTATGATATAATTACATTCCAGATGGTAGTCAGCCTACACTGTAGGCCTGTACTTACCAGTCCCTCTTCTCCCAGCTCCGCTACCGTGACTGCCAAGTCCTGCCCTTTCGAATCATAAGCTTTGATCTCGAGACCATAATGAGTTTCTGGCTGACGAAGCCAGGTTTTGAGTAATTGATTGATGTCTACACTTTGCCAAGAGCTTGCACCAGAAGCCACATTGATCTTCAGGGAGAGGATCCGTATGCGTGAGTTTCCCTCAGTGGTTGCTTTTATGCGGGAGATTTGCAAGAAGACAGTTGTGACTGTGTCAGCTGGTCGCAGGTGCACCCAAAGTTGTGCATGTAAAATGTTGTTAGGTCGAATCTTCGGACTGAGATTGAAGAAACAACAAGATGGTATTCCGTCTTGTTGTGACATTGGTCCAGCTAAAAGGAGAAGAGTTAGAATAAGTCCCAGTTTTGTCTATTTGGAACCCAATTACGCACAGCACACCGGTGAATTTACGCACAGACTTTTCTGGTTGCATGGTGCATGGCAGGCATAAACTACCCACTTTTTTATGAGCAAATACTTCATTACTTACGTTTTGCCATTGTTATGATCGTTTCAGTGGTGGCACGCTCCTCATCCTCCACACGATGCTCATACTGGTCTATAAGTTGTGTCAAGGGAGGCGCTTTCGGTAAGAGCTGCCTGATCATTTCTCGGCTGATGTTTGGAGCCTGCTCGAGCCTCAGAATGCTGAGAATTTGGGATCTGATGTTGTGGAGTCTCATttgtctgctctgttctctgAACTCGCAGTTTGAGCATTGCTGTACTTCTCCCTCTTCTGTTGTTACGTTGGCTTGGCGCCTCGTGGTTTCATTCATCCCCATGGTGGTGCCAAGTACACCTAAGAGTGTCAGGTAAAGCATAAATTGCATCCTGTCACTTGTctttttaatcccactttggACAGAATAGCCTATTCCAGACCTATATAACACAGTGACAAATATTTTAATGACTATTTTTTATAATCTCCCCATCTCCCTTTTATGATTCTGATTGGCTACATTAGAGATGAATGTTTTGTTTCAGTTTTAAAGAGATAGGCAGCTTTAAAATGCTATAGGCCAATTACTGAAAGCATGTAAAATCTGTAGCTATGTTCCCATCttattggcaacagattttcatgcgaatattctagaTTCCACTTAAAGAAAATATAACATTTTTCCACctgtggtgtgtttccaccaaaatGACTGGTTGTGAATACAAATCAGTGcctgatgacgtagtgcacacaaaatgtacgcCTACTTTTtcacaaatgtttttttattccatcgcattttcaacacTAGCGTAATTTTGTAACAAAATCTGTtgcattaaatagcaaatgtgcagtggcgattttagcatgtaaatcttgctggggcaaaaaaaaattataaatgtgggatgtatgccagcaaagccactacacaacacatcactaaacaatacattaattgcactataacggtgacaaactgtccccacaaactgttagggcctacataaagctgtcccaacggCAGTCCTAACATCTTACaacagagccttgtctggcagggaaacagttcattcagcctcatttactgccttttaaaaaacataactgatatggctgacttgcttaaacaaatgtggtttctactgacatttgagatgtacaaactatggcataaagggacgacaagcggataagaggcaatccgtaattgtgattaagacattaatgagcgagctaggatggacgtagtaaATTTAAcaatttgtttagcacttttaaaatgtacagcgacagaattcagaacatgagccgttcttacagtgttctccccatacaccaagtcagaactgtggGATAAATAAAGGGGCCATATAAGCAGACAACGAAAGCTCTTACAaaattcgatgattacatttctctaaaacaggttataggctacatatgTACCACcatgtcagaacagtaggcgaaatgaAGAGGGGTACatttgtaacagtatagcttccgtccctctcctcgccccaacctgggcttgaaccagggaccctctgcgcacatcaacaactgacaccccatgaagcatcgttacccatcgcgccacaaaagccgagGCCCTTGCagtgcaaggggaacaactacttaaggtcgcagagcgagtgacgtcaccgattgaaacgctattagcgcgcaccaccgctaactaactagccatttcacatcggttacacgtagaccaaattattagggtgaggcacatgggctactaacgtcttactacacaacatacacttagtattactttcttagctacagtgtacatatctccctggcatattacataatttataccagcagcatacaaaacatttttgtactcaccttgttgtgctgtgctcacttgaacaggaaggtggcacagcggtcctttgtgggcaaattgtcatcaaagtctggcattctctggatttttggtgctttcaagacaactgggaactctgaaaataacaagtttgaatcatgatgacatcattgatcttcaggttgtagctttagaaagaggcctgagttcccgacttacaattgcgagttggatgaccgttcaaaacggatttcccagtcggagctcgttttttccagaattcccagttgtcttgaactcactgaagtcaagtttttgcagttCTGAGTTAAtagttgttttgagcgtggcacaaatcatgcttcattgacagcatggccaatgttgaatgtttatcattgtAAACTTGGAAAGAGACACTTGATCCCAGATGTGGGACCACACACAcattccactgaatagcaggctagtgattactTTGCaaagcttgcagttagccactgtcactgaatCATTCCAAATCACTCATTGTTGagtttgcgatttccaacttgttgtgtaatgttaatgtccaatggctgatgaacaccgatatgttttatctatcatttctctttattttttctcataatatgacaaggattaaaaaggatttgccagtagattgttgacttgattcatgatgatgacttctGGCTaacattttgaaagtatgatgttgacatgatcagtccaataaAAGCTCATGTAGATGTAACatgatttgacataattttatatgtggccaatgaccttgagccttcttggatgggcacttataatgtaactctatggcagcacccaaaggacttgcagtttattaggctacagatggaaTAATTAATGATAAACTTCACAGAGTGGTTAAAGTGCCCAGCCATCCCTTTACTTaggtttgtgtgtattaggtagttgttgtgcaattgttagattacttgttgataTTGCTGCATTGtcaaagcacaagcatttcgctacactcccaataacatctgctaaccatgtgtatgtgaccaataaaattagattttattaTATTTGAATTTTCGAGGTCTGCCCTTAGACTTCCCcacgagtgacagaacactgagctaatcacggcgcaactagagaacattaccaacacctACCCTCCAGATTTTCCGCCGGGTGCCCCAACACCACAGAAAGATTTGAGCTAGGCTtgaacacctgcattttggagaccatgtttgtatgcggctttattaactcaatgataatTTTTtggacattgtttgcaaactgacatgtgacatgtattaatgccaaaatcaCATGCAAAACAGGTAAGCCCCCCCAAAATGAaggttattttattatttttctgcaagaaatgtgggccccacctgccctgaacgaCGGGTCGCCACTGCAACTGTGCCTACTCAGGTCTTGGCACCTCTAGCAAACCGCTCGCAGATATGGTGCGGGTAGGCTAGTCCACATTATATTATTGTGGATAAGAgcagaatatttgtatttgtaaaatggcagtcaagcattgatcatcatgtcaccagaataagaccgtGCACTTTAACCACCCTGTAAAGACAGTTTCAAATTGGATATTCGACAGATATTCGCActttcaaacctcaatagctttcaaaccacttgagccacagactccaaataagtgtcattatgttggaaaaattgcgcaCAACATTGCAGAGGCcttattttcacgatttggacattcattcgctttccaaagctaataaacatgtggaaatatGAGCAGTattttgtattcctagttgaattaattagggagcgtaaacaaagtacaaacttgttttacatttgaatttcaatagctcattggtcatgtgacctacttgactcaaacaaggtccagaatgtccactgactactcTTCTATATTGCataccctttagtttgtccattttcatctcacaagattttacatgactttttcaaaatgtaaaatttcatgtgacctagtgacttcaaacaaggttcagaatgtccactcagtgggcctacacattgcacaccctttagtttgtccattttcatgtCACACGTTTATACAttaatttttcaaaatgtaaaatttcaatagctccttggtcatgtgaccttcTGACTTCAAACATGGTGCAGAATGtgcccttctatattgcacactctTGTTTGTGTACTGTAAAATCACGCGGTGTAACGTACATTTTTCATAGTTTTACATTTCAATAACTCCTTGGTCATGTCAATTTCACACCTAAGAAGCGTGCAGTGGAAAAACACCCATATTGCATAACATCTAGTCATGTAtcttctatattgttgtacattAATATTAGTTTGACAATTAGGGGGTTCAGTCCAGTGTTGTGTTTACCCTTATCTTTAATATTTATCTATAATAATTGCTAGTTCTAAGTACTTATTTTCccagttttttatttttccatAGTATTTAACAGAGGAACACAATAGGAAAGAGACAGATAATATCTCCTTTTGTCGTTAATATCAACCATAAAGGAAAGGGCAAAGTACGAGAGTCATTTATTAATTGTCCAAagcagggatggagagtgagctagtgaggtaggctgcagtgggtttgctggtcaatacatatactgaacatgtaACCACAGTAATTGTGGCCAGTAAATCAATGAATAAAAATTGAATATTGACAAATTAAAcagaaattgtagacctttaATCTTTTCCAACATGTCAACAAATAAGTATGAAACATTTCATAGTGTTAACTTCctctttatccctggttgatgtACATTTCAGCAACAAAGACTGCACTTCCAGTTTGTGTTCTTTACCCTGTTGAACTCGTTTGTCTTCATTCTTAGGCACAGCACATGGAACCACcgttgacatgcaaaacattcaatctaaaacaaaacaaagagTAACACGTTATAAATAATATTAATGCGGTATGATGAATTAGCCATCCATTGTGTTATATCATAAATTGTCTTACATGCCGTCACTGTTGTCAAAAGAttataaacattttaaataaagtTACTAACCCAGTCAGTCTTTCGGCCACATCCAGGTTTTTTATCAGTGGCACACATGAAGCAGTTGTTGGCTTTGTTGAACTCTGAAATCATAGGCATGAACTGAACATATGGCTGTCCCACACAactacataaaaataaagaatttacatttactttgaattaaatgtcattacATATCAGACATTTTTAGTATATCCTCAGCCATTTCTCTTGGCAGTTGCTCCATGTGTTTTTGAAGGTTCCATATCAATTTGGGGGTTCTGTGCAAATTCCTTGACCATCTACACCAAAAAATAAAATAGCGTATGTAAAACTATGAAAAATGTACGTTACACCGCATGATTTTACAGTACACAAACAagagtgtgcaatatagaagggcaCATTCTGCACCATGTTTGAAGTCAgaaggtcacatgaccaaggagctattgaaattttacaTTTTACCTAGCATGGACTTATAGATgacatggagccagtgggtttggcgacgaatatgtagcgagggccagccaacgagagcatacagctcgcagtggtgggtagtatatggggctttggagacgaaacggatggcactgtgatagactgcatccaatttgctgagtagagtgttggaggctattttgtaaattacatcgccgaagtcaaggatcggtaggatagtcagttttacgagggtatgtttggcagcatgagtgaaggatgctttgt includes:
- the LOC115179292 gene encoding growth/differentiation factor 8-like, whose translation is MQFMLYLTLLGVLGTTMGMNETTRRQANVTTEEGEVQQCSNCEFREQSRQMRLHNIRSQILSILRLEQAPNISREMIRQLLPKAPPLTQLIDQYEHRVEDEERATTETIITMAKPGPMSQQDGIPSCCFFNLSPKIRPNNILHAQLWVHLRPADTVTTVFLQISRIKATTEGNSRIRILSLKINVASGASSWQSVDINQLLKTWLRQPETHYGLEIKAYDSKGQDLAVTVAELGEEGLQPFVEVKILENLKRSRRASSLDCDEESSETRCCRYPLTVDFEAFGWDWIIAPKRYKANYCSGECEYMHLQKYPHTHLVNKANPRGTTGPCCTPTKMSPINMLYFNRMEQIIYGKIPSMVVDHCGCS